The genome window TCAGCTCCCAGTGGAACGTTTGGGTACCGCGGGACATCTCGGCCATGACCGACACCTGCGTGGTCATCCCGTGCACCTTCATGTACCCGTCGGGCATCAGGCCGTACCGCGGCGTCCACGGCATCTGGTACTACGGCCAGCCCTACCCGCAGCTCTTCCCGCCGGTGGTGTTCAAAACTCGCACGGATGTGGTGCACGAGAGCTACAAGGGTCGCACCAAGATGCTGGGCGACCTGCAGCAGAGGAACTGCACGCTGCTCATCAACAGCCTTGGCCCAGAGCACTCGGGGAGATATTACTTTCGCGCCGACCTTGGTGGGGCCAATATATACACCTTTCCGGACTTTGCTGAGCTTAAGGTTCTGGGTAAGACATGCACACAACCTATCAATATTATATAGGGGAAATGGAAGGAAGGGTCTAGTCCCACCCATGATTGATTACCGCTGTGATAAAATGGTGCAGTCCAAGACATTTGACGACACAAGGTATCTTTGCAGCGTCAAAGTCCCCGACTAATGAAGTTCTTTCATTAGAACGACCCGACATCGACGTCCCGGAGGAGATCGTGAGCGACGAGAGCCTGACGTTGACGTGCTACGCTCCCGACAACTGCCCAGACATGAGCCCCGAGATCGAGTGGATGTACACGGACTACCTGCCTGACCCCGAGTTCAGCTCCGACTACCAGGAGGAGGGCAACACGGTCGTGCTCTCCCGCACCCTGGTGTTCACCCCCAGGCCGGTGCACAACGGCCAGCTGCTGGGCTGCCGGATTTACTACCCGAACACCACGCTGGTCTATGAGAGGCTTGTCTCTCTGGACATTAAGTGTAAGTGTAAAACTGCCTCCTCCAGTGATCCCCTCCATATTCATGATTCACTTGATTTAAGCCGAATTATCTGTCAATAGAGCAGTATAATATGACTTGGCAACATTTCGTAAAGCAAGGAAACAGCATCAAATTCCCCGGCAGTATTTAAAAACGATTATATTTTTACTGCAGCCACATATAGAATTATGGTATATCTTATTTTAAGCAAAACATACTCATAACCAGTAATCAAATCTCAATATCAAGTTATCCGCCTTAATGATTTTCAAGGGAAATATGCTGGCAGttgggctgcaactaacgattattttagcTACTGATAAATCTGAAGACTTTATTTCAATGAACTGagagaaaacaatatttttcaatttccattCCCTCTTCCCAAAACggaacattatttcaaattgaaaaattcaaattgatttgaacattattatttcaaatcagaaacaaaggcaaaaatgttgatgatgttgatgatgaagTAAAGGCACATATAtgcaaatgtctcattttgcTGAAAGACTgaaataatcagtctgctttcgtGGCGAAACttcagaaatctgagaatagaGAAGCTCAAATCTGAGGATtcggacaattttaagttctctaaatgattaatcgattatcaaagtagtttttgatgaatttaataatactaataataatcgattagtttttgattaatcgattaattgttccACCCCCGAGCTCGAAGCAAGTTACCCAAAAActgtttgaggtgtcacaaaagcaaacaattttTGCGGCGCAGTCACTGTTTTGcttgatgtttcttttcacaaaaatgttggTTTCTCTACGGTTCGATTAGAAACTGGTGTTTTGGGTCAAGCCAACACGTTTAATGCTGATTACTGAAGAATGGAAAATGGTAGAAATggtaatttcccccccccccccacgcactTAAGTGGCAGCATATCTGAAGCTGTGAGTCAAaatttggctcacaacacaaagcaaaaaaaaccaaatccaCCACGGGACGGGTCATAACTCGAAAAACGAGTTATGTTgtggcactcgtaagtcaaggtagcaaCTGTACAGGCAAGTGTAACATATTTTTAGGGGTGTGTGTTGATTAGTCATGACCTGGATAGACCTACTACCTAATTCTCGGTAAAAGCAAAAATCAAGTCCTCCCATCTTCGTATCCTACTAGATGCTCCCCGTTCAGTGTGGGTGAACGTCTCCTCGGAGGTGATGGAGGGCAGCTCTGTGACGCTGCACTGCGAGGTGGACAGCAACCCCCCTCCCAGGATCTCCTGGAGGTTCGGAACCCAGGAGCTGCTGTGGGACACCGCGTCCAACCTGTCGCTCACCGTGGACGACGTGACGCCGGCGGAGGAGGGCGTGTACACCTGCGTCGGCGATAACGGCTACGGCACCATGAATACGTCGCTCTACTTGGCCGTCAAGTGTAAGTCTCTGAGGGGGTTTCTTTGGGCCCCTGCGACTTCCTCCGGGTGGCTGGTTTTGGGGCGCCTCAgtggggccggtggaccgccctgggtcccatCGGCGTGGATGGTGTCCCGTCCACTCGGCCGCTCTCGGGTGGGCTGCTGGGCCCGACTCTGCCTCTCAGCAACCCCCACGGTGCTGGCGCAGCAATTATAGGTCCATTTtgaaggttattgtgcatgcgagactgtgtcaattcacttgcatgcgTCCACTGATACTCACCTCGGGGACTTATAAATCCTCATTGAAGCATGATCTGTGGGAGGTAGTGTACTACATATGAGATGCAGTTTATGATGTCTCCTGGACGCCCCTTTGACCCATTTTTATCATTGTACAACAAGCCGGGGGTCTAATTGACCCAAGTTAAAACAATGTTAAAAGTTTTTTGTTCGTTATTCTTGATGTCCATTTTGAAAAAGaatagagtaaaaaaaaacaacaacaacaaaaaaaacacaaaaatgtatttttgatttACCGGTAGCTTTTAcacttctatttttttattttttacttaggTCAATTTGACCTGTGGCTTGTTTGCTTTATGAAAGACACAATACAAGACAAACATAATAGTTTCTTATTAAATAGATTTGagttatttttagttatttgagattaaatagatattttttatttattttacattaaaacatttttgtgatgaTGCTAAGTTAACATGAGACACCTTTCTTATTTTAGGTCACATTGAcccactgaatgacacacacacacacacacacacacaaaaaacctgAGCCAAATTTGACCTGATTCTTCTTTTTAATGACCTCCAAAATGTCAGAAAGTGAATTTCTATCTTATTATTAACGCTGTCAAGGACtgtttaaatcattattttaaattgtacattGGAAAGACGTACTAACAGTTTGACTGTACCtaacattgatttaaaaaaaaaaataataataatgaataataataatgttgataaATTACCACAAGACACCTCCTCTATTCTGGGTTACATTGACCcactgacccaaaaaaaaaaacacccttttttttttcaacttgggTCATTTTGACCAAAGGCTTGTTGAATGATCTAAAAGAACAAGTTCAATCAATATTTGGTGCATTACCGTTCACAGAGGGCTATGCATGTTGCATAATAATTTTTCAATGTGCATTGGAAAGACTAAATAGTTTAACCtgacacatattttttttaaaacatgtttataaatgtttgttttttgagtgaTATTGATAAATTTACAGTGCCGTAAAAACGTATTCGCCCCCTCCTTAAATCATCAAACtaatttaaatatcagacaaatgtaacccaagtgaacttaaaatgctgtttttaaatggggatttcatttattaaaggaaaaaactattcaacttgatgttctttttggtcagcagtggttgtggccttggaactctgccatggatgccatttttgcccagtctcttccttattgttgtgtcatgaacactgaccttaactgagacaAGGCAGggctgcagttctttggatgtttatttagatgttttgtccgacttgattttgtcagacaggttctgtttcagtgatttctggattgaacaggtctagaggtaatcaggcttgggcgtgattagtgaaaattaaccaaaaattgtgattagccaccaTTAATCCGTGATTTAACAGGGGGGACTTTTCACACAGGactgaatatttattttcccttgATAAATGAAattagcatttaaaaacagcattttaagttcactcggGTTAaagttgtctgatatttacatttgtttgatgatctcaaacaataaagtggggaaaatatgcaaaaatattagaatttgaaaaggcggccaatactttttcatggcacggTACAATTGAACCACTGACTGataaacttgttttgttttactagACTCAAATTGACCACAACCTTACGTGAGGGTTCAACCTTATGTTTCAGACCCTCCCCGCGAGCCCGTCGTCAACGACACCCTGACCGTGCTCGAGGGCGCCTCGCTGATGCTGCACTGCAGCACTCAGGGCAGCCCGCCGCCCACCCTCACCTGGCTGAAGGACGGCGAACTGGTGGGCGCAATCACTGCTGATGAGCTGTCCGTGCTGGAGATTGAGAGCATCACGCCGCAGGGCGACGGCCAGTACCGCTGCCTGGCCGAGAACGAGCACGGCCGGGCCAGCAGCTCCCTGAACATCACCGTGGAGTGTGAGTAGGACAACCCAatgatgttttttcccccctattaCCTGTTCTGGGAAGTACTTTGTGTAGTTGTTTTGAAGTTTGAAAAGTggtatacaaataaaaattattggggggaaaaaagccattttttaaGAGGACATGCCGTACAGTAAGGTGTACACTGCTTATTTTGTGTCCGGAACAGAttcaatgacatttaaaatgaaacaaaaatcttCACGATTCAATCTTTTCCTTCAAGCAAATTGTACAATGGATGAAAAATGATTAAGAAATTATGtagacaataaaataaaacatcataattcacctaaatgttttgtttgcaaagtccaatatgaaaaaaaaatgctattccAGAAAATCTttgaataaatgaaagattctgaaatgaacaaaaaatacataaaatagaatacaaaatcatgtaaaatactgtatattaaacagCTTAAAGATTGTCTTTCTTTTCTTAATATGATGCtgccctttgcagctgtaacagcttcaactcttgtgggaaggctgtCAACAAGGTTGAGGAATGAGTTCATGggtatttttgcccattcttccaggtgCACATTTGGAAACAGGTGTTTTgggtgaggtcacacactgatgttggacgagaaggcctggctccctgtccactcgaaatctgcccaaaggtgttctatcgggttgagggcaggactctgtgcaggccagtcaagttcatccataccaaattctttatggaccttgctttgtgcactcgtgcacagacatgttggaacaggaaggtgtAATCTCCAAACTTtctgactgtccaaaatctctttcattcagagttcctttcactggagctcagggggtGACATTTTGGATATTTCCAactgtgggaacagtttggggatggacccttcctgttccaacatgtctagCAGGGTTAGCAAGCGTGTGACTTGTGGCTCAATAGCCTAATATTGGTGCGGCCCAGGTGTATagttaattcattattattattattagttacaTTTTATACTGTTACTAATTTATTTCTGGTTGTTCTTGTAAGTTATACTTACCTAGTTAGGTTGAGTTTTGGTACTGTAGTGCAATAATAAATACtgaagttttgaaatcaatgaataacCATTTCTATTCATCTTGATTTGaatatcaatcaaaaataatagtgattattatttttgccctAATCGCGCAGTCCTAATTATTTAAGTGATGTATACTCTTCTATCATCACTACtacaaaaaggttggtgaccctgGTCTGTCATGATACTGGAGGGAGAAAACAAAGAGGATTTTTCAAGTTCTGCTgtccaaaaataaaagcttttttgGA of Phycodurus eques isolate BA_2022a chromosome 4, UOR_Pequ_1.1, whole genome shotgun sequence contains these proteins:
- the mag gene encoding myelin-associated glycoprotein isoform X2, with the translated sequence MWCLKLLLPLLLIVNDVSSQWNVWVPRDISAMTDTCVVIPCTFMYPSGIRPYRGVHGIWYYGQPYPQLFPPVVFKTRTDVVHESYKGRTKMLGDLQQRNCTLLINSLGPEHSGRYYFRADLGGANIYTFPDFAELKVLERPDIDVPEEIVSDESLTLTCYAPDNCPDMSPEIEWMYTDYLPDPEFSSDYQEEGNTVVLSRTLVFTPRPVHNGQLLGCRIYYPNTTLVYERLVSLDIKYAPRSVWVNVSSEVMEGSSVTLHCEVDSNPPPRISWRFGTQELLWDTASNLSLTVDDVTPAEEGVYTCVGDNGYGTMNTSLYLAVKYPPREPVVNDTLTVLEGASLMLHCSTQGSPPPTLTWLKDGELVGAITADELSVLEIESITPQGDGQYRCLAENEHGRASSSLNITVEYAPVLLDESKCTVVREGVQCVCIATGNPEPTIEFYLPDLNVTINETEGRFNFYTHTDGQTSTGMIKLREKGERASNDGPAVNVHCSISNVYGRESVLLELQQEKKYLMAVIVGTIGGVAVIAFIIAAVRYVGHNNKKENGFPRQDVVLENPALYYSAVKKDKQNLRKKVGEDGDFQPAGSLAGMERQELNYAALELSGPREGLSGRGDDGSSYAEIKAK
- the mag gene encoding myelin-associated glycoprotein isoform X1 → MWCLKLLLPLLLIVNDVSSQWNVWVPRDISAMTDTCVVIPCTFMYPSGIRPYRGVHGIWYYGQPYPQLFPPVVFKTRTDVVHESYKGRTKMLGDLQQRNCTLLINSLGPEHSGRYYFRADLGGANIYTFPDFAELKVLERPDIDVPEEIVSDESLTLTCYAPDNCPDMSPEIEWMYTDYLPDPEFSSDYQEEGNTVVLSRTLVFTPRPVHNGQLLGCRIYYPNTTLVYERLVSLDIKYAPRSVWVNVSSEVMEGSSVTLHCEVDSNPPPRISWRFGTQELLWDTASNLSLTVDDVTPAEEGVYTCVGDNGYGTMNTSLYLAVKYPPREPVVNDTLTVLEGASLMLHCSTQGSPPPTLTWLKDGELVGAITADELSVLEIESITPQGDGQYRCLAENEHGRASSSLNITVEYAPVLLDESKCTVVREGVQCVCIATGNPEPTIEFYLPDLNVTINETEGRFNFYTHTDGQTSTGMIKLREKGERASNDGPAVNVHCSISNVYGRESVLLELQQEKKYLMAVIVGTIGGVAVIAFIIAAVRYVGHNNKKENGFPRQDVVLENPALYYSAVKKDKQNLRKKVLKTELLGSKFNSILEESTGEDGDFQPAGSLAGMERQELNYAALELSGPREGLSGRGDDGSSYAEIKAK
- the mag gene encoding myelin-associated glycoprotein isoform X3 yields the protein MWCLKLLLPLLLIVNDVSSQWNVWVPRDISAMTDTCVVIPCTFMYPSGIRPYRGVHGIWYYGQPYPQLFPPVVFKTRTDVVHESYKGRTKMLGDLQQRNCTLLINSLGPEHSGRYYFRADLGGANIYTFPDFAELKVLERPDIDVPEEIVSDESLTLTCYAPDNCPDMSPEIEWMYTDYLPDPEFSSDYQEEGNTVVLSRTLVFTPRPVHNGQLLGCRIYYPNTTLVYERLVSLDIKYAPRSVWVNVSSEVMEGSSVTLHCEVDSNPPPRISWRFGTQELLWDTASNLSLTVDDVTPAEEGVYTCVGDNGYGTMNTSLYLAVKYPPREPVVNDTLTVLEGASLMLHCSTQGSPPPTLTWLKDGELVGAITADELSVLEIESITPQGDGQYRCLAENEHGRASSSLNITVEYAPVLLDESKCTVVREGVQCVCIATGNPEPTIEFYLPDLNVTINETEGRFNFYTHTDGQTSTGMIKLREKGERASNDGPAVNVHCSISNVYGRESVLLELQQEKKYLMAVIVGTIGGVAVIAFIIAAVRYVGHNNKKENGFPRQDVVLENPALYYSAVKKDKQNLRKKVVRHADDCHDDAKEKTGISNLQALWQAWRGKS
- the mag gene encoding myelin-associated glycoprotein isoform X4 encodes the protein MWCLKLLLPLLLIVNDVSSQWNVWVPRDISAMTDTCVVIPCTFMYPSGIRPYRGVHGIWYYGQPYPQLFPPVVFKTRTDVVHESYKGRTKMLGDLQQRNCTLLINSLGPEHSGRYYFRADLGGANIYTFPDFAELKVLERPDIDVPEEIVSDESLTLTCYAPDNCPDMSPEIEWMYTDYLPDPEFSSDYQEEGNTVVLSRTLVFTPRPVHNGQLLGCRIYYPNTTLVYERLVSLDIKYAPRSVWVNVSSEVMEGSSVTLHCEVDSNPPPRISWRFGTQELLWDTASNLSLTVDDVTPAEEGVYTCVGDNGYGTMNTSLYLAVKYPPREPVVNDTLTVLEGASLMLHCSTQGSPPPTLTWLKDGELVGAITADELSVLEIESITPQGDGQYRCLAENEHGRASSSLNITVEYAPVLLDESKCTVVREGVQCVCIATGNPEPTIEFYLPDLNVTINETEGRFNFYTHTDGQTSTGMIKLREKGERASNDGPAVNVHCSISNVYGRESVLLELQQEKKYLMAVIVGTIGGVAVIAFIIAAVRYVGHNNKKEKTGISNLQALWQAWRGKS